One Elaeis guineensis isolate ETL-2024a chromosome 10, EG11, whole genome shotgun sequence genomic window carries:
- the LOC105052534 gene encoding inositol-tetrakisphosphate 1-kinase 1, translating to MAEVALQVTRLKKNRERENLQQRLVIGYALAPKKQQSVVIQPSLVGLAASRGIDLISIDPCCALVDQGPFDCIIHKLYGDDWKAQLLDFAARYPDDPVIDSPHAIERLHNRISMLRVISELEILQHQETFRLPSQVVINDSSTLSNSGIVGALHFPVGAKPLVADGSTKLHKMSLVCHRISSLQKSPAPFLGSTHLPASNPAGLRPTPLSYASQCQTPLVQSSLSLLRVYAHVQRRKF from the coding sequence ATGGCCGAAGTCGCCTTACAAGTGACACGattaaaaaaaaacagagagagagaaaacCTCCAGCAAAGATTAGTGATAGGGTACGCCCTCGCCCCTAAGAAGCAGCAGAGCGTCGTCATACAGCCCTCGCTCGTTGGCCTCGCTGCCAGTCGCGGCATCGATCTCATCTCCATCGACCCTTGTTGTGCCCTCGTCGACCAGGGGCCCTTTGACTGCATCATCCACAAGCTCTATGGTGACGACTGGAAGGCCCAGCTGCTGGACTTCGCTGCCCGATACCCCGACGACCCTGTCATCGATTCTCCCCATGCCATCGAGCGTCTCCACAACCGCATTTCCATGCTCCGGGTCATCTCCGAGCTTGAGATCCTCCAGCACCAGGAAACCTTCAGGCTCCCCAGCCAGGTCGTGATCAACGATTCCAGCACCTTATCGAACTCCGGCATTGTCGGTGCCCTCCACTTCCCAGTCGGTGCCAAGCCCCTTGTTGCTGATGGCAGCACCAAATTGCACAAGATGTCCCTCGTCTGCCACCGAATCAGCAGCCTCCAGAAGTCTCCGGCTCCCTTCCTAGGGTCCACACACCTTCCGGCATCAAATCCCGCCGGGCTAAGGCCGACTCCGCTCTCCTACGCATCCCAGTGCCAAACCCCATTAGTTCAGTCATCTCTGAGCCTCCTGCGCGTCTACGCACATGTACAGCGCAGAAAATTTTAG
- the LOC105052535 gene encoding serine/threonine-protein phosphatase PP1, translated as MMMTKSSMGAMEGAVVDDIVRRLIEGGRSGGGKQVQLSESEIRQLCVEAKRVFLSQPSLLDLHAPIKICGDIHGQYLDLIRIFECGGYPPASTYLFLGDYVDRGKQSLETICLLLAYKVKYPDKIFLLRGNHEDAKINRVYGFYDECKRRFNVRLWKIFCDCFNCLPIAALVDEKILCMHGGLSPELTSLDQLRDIERPTEIPDDGLLCDLLWSDPDPEVQGWGMSDRGVSCTFGANKLVEFLEKNDLDLLCRAHQVVEDGYEFFAQRRLVTIFSAPNYCGEFDNAGALLSIDESLLCSFEILKPIGNKAGPGSSNTLRPIPKKLAKGGNI; from the exons ATGATGATGACGAAGAGCTCGATGGGGGCGATGGAGGGGGCGGTGGTGGACGACATTGTCCGGCGGCTCATCGAGGGCGGCCGGAGCGGCGGCGGGAAGCAGGTCCAGCTCTCGGAATCGGAGATCCGGCAGCTCTGCGTCGAGGCCAAGCGGGTCTTCCTCTCCCAGCCCAGCCTCCTCGATCTCCACGCCCCCATAAAGATCTGCG GTGATATACATGGACAATATCTTGATCTTATAAGGATATTTGAATGTGGTGGCTATCCTCCAGCTTCAACTTACCTATTTCTTGGGGACTATGTTGATAGGGGTAAACAGAGTTTGGAGACAATATGTTTACTTCTAGCATATAAAGTAAAGTACCCTGACAAAATCTTTCTTCTGAGGGGGAACCATGAAGATGCAAAAATCAATAGGGTATATGgtttttatgatgaatgtaagcgGAGGTTCAATGTTCGTCTCTGGAAGATATTTTGCGATTGCTTCAATTGCTTACCTATTGCAGCGCTTGTCGATGAGAAAATCTTGTGTATGCATGGGGGGCTTTCACCAGAGTTGACCAGTTTGGACCAATTAAGAGATATTGAGAGGCCCACTGAGATTCCAGATGATGGTCTTCTTTGTGATTTGCTTTGGTCTGATCCTGATCCTGAGGTTCAAGGGTGGGGAATGAGTGATAGAGGGGTTTCATGTACTTTTGGTGCTAATAAACTTGTTGAGTTTTTGGAAAAGAATGATCTTGATCTTCTATGCAGAGCTCATCAG GTAGTAGAGGATGGATATGAGTTTTTTGCACAACGGAGATTAGTCACGATATTTTCAGCTCCAAATTATTGTGGTGAATTTGATAATGCTGGTGCTTTGTTGAGCATAGACGAGTCCCTACTGTGTTCATTTGAGATATTGAAACCCATTGGAAATAAAGCTGGACCAGGCAGCTCTAACACATTAAGACCAATACCGAAGAAG TTGGCAAAAGGCGGGAATATTTGA